The proteins below come from a single Streptococcus hyointestinalis genomic window:
- the sufC gene encoding Fe-S cluster assembly ATPase SufC codes for MSVLEIKNLHVSIEDKEILKGLNLTLKTGEIAAIMGPNGTGKSTLSAAIMGNPNYEVTEGEILFDGENILELEVDERARLGLFLAMQYPSEIPGITNAEFIRAAMNAGKADEDKISVIDFITKLDEKMALLGMKEEMAERYLNEGFSGGEKKRNEILQLLMLEPKFALLDEIDSGLDIDALKVVSKGVNAMRGEGFGAMIITHYQRLLNYITPDVVHVMMDGRVVLSGGADLAARLEKEGYAKIAEELGIEYKEEV; via the coding sequence ATGTCTGTACTTGAAATCAAAAATCTTCATGTGTCTATTGAAGACAAGGAAATCTTAAAAGGCTTGAATTTGACCTTGAAAACAGGTGAAATCGCAGCAATCATGGGTCCAAACGGGACAGGTAAGTCGACCTTGTCTGCTGCCATCATGGGAAATCCAAACTACGAAGTCACAGAAGGCGAGATTTTATTTGACGGGGAAAATATTCTCGAGCTTGAAGTGGATGAGCGTGCAAGACTAGGTCTGTTTCTTGCTATGCAGTATCCATCTGAAATCCCAGGTATCACCAATGCTGAGTTTATCCGTGCAGCGATGAACGCAGGAAAAGCAGATGAGGACAAGATTTCAGTCATTGACTTTATCACAAAGCTGGATGAGAAAATGGCGCTGCTTGGCATGAAAGAGGAAATGGCAGAGCGCTACCTCAACGAAGGTTTCTCAGGTGGTGAGAAAAAGCGTAACGAAATTTTGCAGCTTTTGATGTTAGAGCCTAAGTTTGCGCTGCTTGATGAGATTGACTCTGGGCTTGACATTGACGCTCTCAAGGTCGTCTCAAAAGGGGTCAATGCTATGCGTGGCGAAGGCTTTGGCGCTATGATTATCACTCACTATCAGCGCTTGCTCAACTACATCACACCAGATGTGGTCCATGTCATGATGGACGGACGTGTCGTTCTCTCTGGCGGGGCTGACTTGGCTGCTCGCCTTGAAAAAGAAGGCTACGCTAAAATCGCAGAAGAGCTCGGTATCGAATACAAAGAAGAAGTGTAA
- a CDS encoding ABC transporter substrate-binding protein has protein sequence MKKSKWFITAGVTLLAVSALAACGNKSSSSKSVDQSSLPTTVKNKGTAKPNATLNAAIVDSSGGTGIFMDEIAVQSIDLNFAGYVDESMFGSDKNLQIDDSGLASVKFDNDAKTVTVTLTGKDYKWSDGQPFTIDDYIFTIYQIGSKDYTGIRYSDGFAGIVGMADYHEGKTDTISGVEKKDDYTAVLHYSEMNPSMTYVSYLPNYVAPQHIFKDIPVQDWEKSDYARTAKFVGMGPYKIKSVVSGESVVYEANPNYYKGEPKTKNLKVDVVSPDTIAQEVKAGHYDITNIPSDQYDQFKDLSNVTLLGSKENTLHYLGFKLGKIENDKRVMNSSAKASNVKLRQALAYALDNKKIGESVYNGLWYPATTLEISFFGDLHSDDVKSYSFNQDKAKKLLKEAGYKDTNNDGYVEDPKGKSFKLTLAAPQRGDAFESMIQQYIAWWKEIGVKVELYGGRTMEKNAFYEEVQKSDSSVDMFLGAFGTGFDPSPLGLWGPDTTNMNYTGFVSEKQNKLFKKLVSEKAMDKDYRIKAYKEWQEYSNEQLYAVPLFEINAVVAVNKRVKAYDTEIGAKAGMVNNIEVVSNKGVADK, from the coding sequence ATGAAGAAGTCAAAATGGTTTATAACAGCAGGTGTGACTTTGCTTGCAGTAAGCGCTTTAGCAGCATGTGGCAACAAATCATCATCCAGTAAGAGCGTAGACCAAAGCTCGCTCCCTACAACAGTGAAAAACAAGGGAACAGCTAAGCCTAACGCTACTTTGAACGCTGCTATTGTGGACTCATCAGGCGGTACGGGTATCTTTATGGATGAGATAGCTGTACAATCTATCGACCTTAATTTCGCAGGTTATGTGGATGAGTCTATGTTTGGTAGTGATAAAAATCTACAGATCGATGACTCTGGTCTAGCTTCTGTCAAGTTTGACAATGATGCAAAGACCGTTACCGTTACACTGACAGGTAAGGACTACAAGTGGTCAGATGGTCAGCCATTTACTATTGACGACTATATCTTTACCATCTATCAAATCGGAAGTAAAGACTACACGGGTATCCGCTATTCTGATGGTTTTGCTGGTATTGTCGGTATGGCAGACTACCACGAAGGCAAGACTGATACCATCTCAGGTGTGGAAAAGAAAGACGACTACACAGCCGTTCTCCACTACAGCGAGATGAACCCATCCATGACTTATGTGAGCTACCTGCCTAACTATGTCGCTCCACAACATATCTTTAAAGACATCCCTGTCCAAGATTGGGAAAAGAGCGACTACGCTAGAACAGCTAAGTTTGTCGGCATGGGACCTTACAAGATTAAAAGCGTCGTCTCAGGGGAGTCAGTCGTCTACGAAGCAAACCCTAACTACTACAAGGGTGAGCCAAAAACCAAGAACCTCAAGGTGGATGTGGTATCGCCAGACACTATCGCTCAAGAGGTCAAGGCAGGACACTACGACATCACAAATATCCCAAGTGACCAGTATGACCAGTTCAAAGATTTGAGCAATGTCACTTTGCTAGGCTCAAAAGAAAACACGCTTCACTATCTTGGCTTCAAGCTTGGTAAGATTGAAAATGACAAGCGTGTCATGAACTCAAGCGCTAAAGCAAGCAATGTCAAACTCCGTCAAGCGCTCGCTTACGCCCTTGACAATAAAAAGATTGGTGAGTCTGTTTACAATGGACTTTGGTACCCAGCGACAACGCTTGAGATTAGTTTCTTTGGAGACCTTCACTCTGATGATGTCAAGAGCTACAGCTTTAACCAAGATAAGGCGAAAAAATTGCTCAAAGAAGCAGGCTACAAGGACACTAATAACGACGGCTACGTTGAAGACCCTAAAGGTAAATCCTTCAAGCTCACCCTTGCAGCACCTCAGCGTGGCGATGCCTTTGAGTCTATGATTCAGCAGTATATCGCATGGTGGAAAGAAATCGGTGTCAAGGTAGAGCTCTATGGTGGACGTACCATGGAAAAGAATGCCTTCTATGAAGAAGTGCAAAAGAGTGATAGTTCAGTAGATATGTTCTTAGGTGCTTTTGGTACAGGATTTGACCCATCACCACTCGGACTTTGGGGACCAGATACAACAAACATGAACTACACAGGCTTTGTCTCTGAAAAACAAAACAAGCTCTTTAAGAAACTTGTCTCTGAAAAAGCCATGGACAAAGACTACCGTATCAAAGCCTACAAAGAATGGCAAGAGTACTCTAATGAGCAACTCTACGCTGTCCCACTCTTTGAGATAAATGCTGTTGTAGCAGTCAATAAACGTGTCAAAGCTTACGATACTGAAATTGGAGCAAAAGCAGGTATGGTTAACAACATCGAAGTTGTCTCAAATAAGGGCGTAGCTGATAAATAG
- the sufD gene encoding Fe-S cluster assembly protein SufD, which produces MTKEAILDFSRAHAEPDWLRERRLKAYDVIEELALPKIERVKFHRWNLGDGTISDSPLSANVPDFTALGDNPKLVQVGTQTILEQMPSELSEKGVVFTDLASALDEIPEVIEAAFGSAASYDEDKLAAYHTAYFNSAAVLYVPDNVEVETVVEGIFYQDSDSDTPFNKHVLIIVGKNSSVSYLERFESLGQGSTKATANISVEVIAADGAQVKFSAIDRLGEHVTTYISRRGRHGRDATIDWALGVMNEGNVIADFDSDLIGDGSHANLKVVAVSSGRQVQGIDTRVTNYGCNSVGHILQHGVILERGTLTFNGIGHIIKGAKGADAQQESRVLMLSDKARSDANPILLIDENDVTAGHAASIGQVDPEDLYYLMSRGLDQKTAEQLVIRGFLGTVITEIPIKAVRDEMIDVIDSKLEKR; this is translated from the coding sequence ATGACAAAAGAAGCTATTTTAGACTTCTCAAGGGCACATGCAGAGCCTGACTGGCTAAGAGAGCGTCGCCTAAAAGCCTATGATGTGATAGAAGAGTTGGCACTGCCAAAGATTGAGCGTGTCAAGTTTCATCGCTGGAACCTTGGAGACGGTACCATCTCAGACAGCCCACTCTCAGCTAACGTTCCTGACTTTACAGCACTTGGGGACAATCCAAAGCTGGTGCAAGTAGGGACACAAACTATTCTTGAGCAAATGCCAAGTGAACTTAGCGAAAAAGGAGTTGTCTTTACAGACCTAGCAAGCGCTCTTGATGAGATTCCAGAGGTGATTGAGGCAGCTTTCGGTAGCGCAGCTAGCTACGACGAGGATAAGCTAGCAGCCTATCACACGGCTTATTTTAACAGTGCAGCGGTTCTATATGTGCCAGACAATGTCGAGGTGGAGACAGTTGTTGAAGGGATTTTCTATCAAGACAGCGATAGCGATACACCTTTTAACAAGCACGTCCTTATCATTGTAGGAAAAAACAGCAGTGTCAGCTACCTTGAGCGCTTTGAGAGTCTCGGGCAAGGAAGTACAAAAGCGACTGCTAACATCAGTGTTGAGGTTATCGCTGCTGACGGTGCACAGGTCAAGTTTTCAGCCATTGACCGTTTGGGTGAGCATGTGACCACCTATATTAGCCGCCGTGGGCGCCACGGACGTGATGCGACCATTGACTGGGCACTTGGGGTTATGAATGAAGGCAATGTCATCGCTGACTTTGACTCTGACTTGATAGGTGACGGCAGTCATGCCAATCTCAAGGTGGTAGCTGTCTCATCAGGACGTCAAGTTCAAGGGATTGACACACGTGTCACCAACTACGGCTGCAACTCTGTCGGGCATATCCTGCAGCACGGGGTTATCCTAGAGCGTGGGACATTGACCTTTAACGGTATCGGACATATCATCAAGGGCGCTAAAGGTGCCGACGCTCAGCAGGAGAGCCGTGTCTTGATGTTGTCCGACAAGGCAAGAAGTGACGCTAATCCAATTCTCCTCATCGATGAAAATGACGTCACTGCTGGACACGCTGCCTCTATCGGGCAAGTTGACCCAGAGGACTTGTATTATCTCATGAGCCGTGGCTTGGATCAAAAAACAGCGGAACAGCTGGTCATTCGTGGATTCTTAGGTACGGTTATCACCGAGATTCCGATAAAAGCTGTGCGTGATGAGATGATTGACGTTATCGATAGCAAGCTGGAAAAGAGATAG
- a CDS encoding ABC transporter ATP-binding protein, translating to MTSDTLLDIKDLHVGFRIRDDFYDAVDDVSLEVKENEIVAIVGESGCGKSTLATAIMGLHNPNNTKITGEINYKGQNLVGLSEEAFNTIRGNDIGMIFQDPLASLNPLMTVGAQIDEALYFHKKMTDKEREARVLELLDQVGIPNPKRTYNQYPHELSGGMRQRVGIAMALSCKPAVIIADEPTTALDVTIQAQILDLLKDIQEETKSGIILITHDLGVVAETADRVAVMYAGEFVEIAPVEELFLHPKHPYTRSLLRSNPQVDRDDEELYVIAGAVPSIANIKREGCRFAPRIKWIADDKHEAHPSLHEVSPGHFVRCTCYKYFDFESER from the coding sequence ATGACAAGTGATACGCTATTAGATATAAAGGACTTGCATGTTGGCTTTAGGATACGAGATGACTTCTATGACGCCGTTGATGATGTCTCACTGGAGGTAAAGGAAAACGAAATCGTCGCTATCGTTGGGGAGTCTGGCTGTGGCAAGTCTACTCTAGCGACTGCCATTATGGGACTACACAACCCCAACAACACCAAAATCACAGGCGAGATTAACTACAAAGGGCAAAATCTCGTTGGCTTATCCGAAGAAGCCTTTAATACCATCCGTGGAAATGACATCGGCATGATTTTCCAAGATCCATTAGCTTCGCTCAATCCTTTGATGACTGTTGGGGCACAGATTGATGAGGCACTCTATTTCCACAAGAAAATGACGGATAAAGAGCGTGAGGCACGTGTGCTGGAGCTTTTAGACCAAGTTGGCATTCCAAATCCAAAGCGTACCTATAACCAATACCCTCATGAGCTTTCTGGTGGGATGCGCCAACGTGTCGGGATTGCTATGGCACTGTCTTGTAAACCTGCAGTTATCATCGCAGATGAGCCGACAACAGCCCTTGATGTGACCATTCAAGCGCAGATTTTGGACTTGCTAAAGGACATCCAAGAAGAAACCAAGTCAGGGATTATCTTGATTACACACGACCTTGGGGTCGTTGCTGAGACGGCAGACCGTGTGGCGGTCATGTATGCAGGCGAGTTTGTCGAGATTGCTCCAGTAGAAGAGCTTTTCTTACATCCAAAGCACCCCTACACACGCTCGCTTTTACGCTCCAACCCACAGGTTGACCGTGATGACGAGGAGCTTTATGTCATTGCTGGTGCCGTTCCGTCTATTGCTAATATCAAGCGAGAAGGTTGCCGCTTTGCACCACGTATCAAATGGATAGCAGATGATAAGCACGAAGCTCATCCAAGCTTACACGAAGTGTCACCAGGGCATTTTGTCCGCTGCACCTGCTATAAATATTTTGACTTTGAAAGTGAGAGATAG
- the pbp3 gene encoding D-alanyl-D-alanine carboxypeptidase PBP3, with protein MKNTRFSFALKAIFLSVLLCFGLATSSALAQDFDATAEHAIAVEASTGKILYEKDANTPDGIASITKLLTIYLVYKDIKEGKLSWNTKVDISDYAYDLTTDSLASNVPMEKRQYTVKELVNASLVASANSAAIALAEKVGGSESKFVDMMSAQLKEWGITDASLVNSSGLNNSMLGDNIYPGSSSDAENMMSAKDVAIVARHLILDFPEVLDITSQSTSDFDGVTMTSSNLMLKYMTSYRDGVDGLKTGTTDLAGACFVGTTEENGMRIITVILNADNGDTDSTARFTATNNLMNYIYTTYTVQTVLEKGQSYKNSTVEVLDGKKPDVSAVAKDTFKVITPRTTASTALTFDLKKETPTAPVTKGQTVATLTYKDKSLVGSGYLDGEPSVQMVAKNDVKRSFFLKVWWNHFVRYVNEKL; from the coding sequence ATGAAAAATACTCGATTTTCTTTTGCCTTAAAGGCTATTTTTCTGTCTGTTTTGCTATGCTTTGGATTGGCGACAAGCTCTGCTTTGGCACAGGATTTTGACGCTACGGCTGAGCATGCTATCGCTGTCGAGGCAAGTACAGGCAAGATTTTATATGAAAAAGACGCTAATACACCAGACGGTATCGCCTCCATCACAAAACTCTTGACCATTTATCTGGTTTATAAGGACATCAAAGAAGGCAAGCTCTCTTGGAATACCAAAGTCGACATCTCAGACTATGCCTATGACCTGACGACCGACTCACTGGCTAGTAACGTCCCTATGGAAAAACGGCAGTACACGGTCAAAGAGCTAGTCAATGCTTCTCTAGTCGCTAGTGCTAACAGCGCAGCCATTGCCCTTGCCGAAAAAGTCGGAGGAAGCGAGTCCAAGTTTGTCGATATGATGAGCGCTCAACTCAAAGAGTGGGGGATAACGGACGCTAGTCTGGTCAATAGCTCTGGGCTCAACAACAGCATGCTGGGCGACAATATCTATCCAGGCTCTAGCAGTGACGCTGAAAACATGATGAGCGCTAAGGATGTCGCTATCGTGGCGAGACATCTGATTTTGGACTTTCCAGAGGTGCTGGATATCACGAGCCAGTCGACCAGTGATTTTGACGGGGTGACTATGACCAGCTCAAACCTCATGCTCAAGTACATGACTAGCTACCGTGACGGCGTTGATGGGCTCAAGACCGGAACAACTGACCTTGCTGGTGCTTGCTTTGTCGGCACGACCGAGGAAAATGGCATGCGCATTATCACGGTTATCCTAAACGCTGATAATGGCGATACGGACAGCACTGCTCGCTTCACTGCTACCAACAACCTCATGAACTACATCTACACGACCTACACCGTGCAGACCGTTCTTGAAAAAGGGCAAAGCTACAAAAACAGCACCGTAGAAGTGCTCGATGGGAAAAAACCTGATGTGAGTGCCGTTGCTAAAGACACCTTCAAGGTCATCACACCACGCACGACAGCTTCTACTGCCCTCACCTTTGACCTCAAGAAAGAAACACCGACCGCTCCTGTAACAAAAGGGCAAACGGTAGCCACCCTAACCTACAAGGATAAGAGCTTAGTGGGCTCTGGCTACCTAGATGGTGAACCTAGTGTCCAGATGGTCGCTAAAAATGACGTCAAGCGTAGCTTCTTCCTCAAAGTCTGGTGGAACCACTTCGTTCGCTACGTCAACGAGAAATTATAA
- a CDS encoding cysteine desulfurase: MTEELAKKAADFPILDQIVNDEPLVYLDNAATTQKPKAVLDVLERYYQEDNANVHRGVHTLAERSTAKYEAAREKVRAFIGAKTTKEVLFTRGTTTGLNWVGRFAEEVLQPGDEVLISIMEHHSNVIPWQQACQKTGAKLVYAYLKDGALDLDDLYSKLSPKTKFVSLAHVSNVLGALTPIKAIAERAHAVGAYMVVDGAQSVPHMPVDVRDLDCDFLAFSGHKMLAPTGIGVLYGKEEILERMSPVEFGGEMIDFVYEDSATWKELPWKFEAGTPNIAGAIGLGAAIDYLEAIGMERVYEHERELMRYTLPKLQAISGLTVYGPKDADKHVGVIAFNLDGLHPHDVATALDYEGVAVRAGHHCAQPLINHLGLNSAVRASFYLYNSKEDCDKLIEAIIKTKEFFNGTL; the protein is encoded by the coding sequence ATGACAGAAGAACTCGCAAAAAAAGCAGCAGATTTTCCCATTTTAGACCAAATTGTCAATGACGAACCCTTGGTCTATCTGGACAATGCTGCCACTACACAAAAACCAAAAGCGGTTTTAGACGTCTTAGAGCGCTATTATCAAGAGGACAATGCCAATGTCCACCGAGGTGTGCACACCCTAGCAGAGCGCTCAACCGCCAAGTACGAAGCGGCACGTGAGAAAGTGCGTGCCTTTATCGGAGCAAAAACGACCAAGGAAGTCCTCTTTACACGAGGGACAACGACAGGGCTCAACTGGGTCGGACGCTTTGCTGAGGAGGTCTTGCAGCCGGGAGATGAGGTGCTCATCTCTATCATGGAGCACCACTCCAATGTCATCCCTTGGCAGCAAGCGTGCCAAAAGACAGGTGCAAAATTGGTCTATGCTTACCTAAAGGACGGAGCGCTCGATCTTGACGACCTTTACAGCAAGCTATCTCCTAAGACCAAGTTTGTCAGTCTCGCCCATGTCTCAAATGTCCTAGGAGCATTGACACCGATTAAGGCAATCGCAGAGCGAGCGCACGCTGTTGGCGCTTATATGGTTGTTGACGGTGCGCAGTCTGTGCCACACATGCCAGTTGATGTGCGTGATTTGGACTGCGACTTTCTCGCTTTTTCAGGGCACAAGATGTTAGCCCCAACGGGTATCGGTGTCCTCTATGGCAAGGAGGAAATCCTAGAGCGCATGTCGCCTGTTGAGTTTGGTGGTGAGATGATTGACTTTGTCTACGAAGACTCGGCGACTTGGAAAGAATTGCCTTGGAAGTTTGAAGCGGGCACGCCAAACATCGCTGGCGCTATCGGGCTTGGTGCTGCTATTGATTATTTAGAAGCGATTGGTATGGAGCGTGTCTATGAGCATGAGCGTGAGCTGATGCGCTATACCCTGCCAAAACTACAAGCTATCTCTGGTCTTACAGTCTATGGACCAAAGGACGCAGACAAGCATGTCGGTGTCATTGCCTTTAATCTAGACGGGCTTCACCCACATGATGTCGCAACAGCTCTTGACTACGAGGGTGTGGCTGTGCGAGCAGGGCACCACTGTGCTCAACCTTTGATCAATCACCTTGGGCTCAATTCTGCTGTGCGGGCAAGCTTTTACCTCTACAATAGCAAAGAGGACTGTGACAAGCTGATTGAGGCAATTATCAAAACAAAGGAGTTTTTCAATGGCACTCTCTAG
- the sufB gene encoding Fe-S cluster assembly protein SufB gives MSEVNEKVEPKPIDLGEYKFGFHDDVEPIYSTGKGLSEAVVRELSSAKGEPEWMLDFRLKSLETFNKMPMQEWGPDLSEIDFDDLIYYQKPSDKPARSWDEVPDKIKETFERIGIPEAERAYLAGASAQYESEVVYHNMKDEFEKLGIIFTDTDSALKEYPDLFKQYFAKLVPPTDNKLAALNSAVWSGGTFIYVPKGVKVDIPLQTYFRINNENTGQFERTLIIVDEGASVHYVEGCTAPTYSSNSLHAAIVEIFALDGAYMRYTTIQNWSDNVYNLVTKRATAKKDATVEWIDGNLGAKTTMKYPSVYLDGEGARGTMLSIAFANKGQHQDTGAKMIHNAPHTSSSIVSKSIAKGGGKVDYRGQVTFAKNSKKSVSHIECDTIIMDDLSASDTIPFNEIHNSQVALEHEAKVSKISEEQLYYLMSRGLSESEATEMIVMGFVEPFTKELPMEYAVELNRLISYEMEGSVG, from the coding sequence ATGTCTGAAGTAAATGAAAAAGTAGAACCTAAGCCCATCGACTTAGGAGAATATAAATTTGGCTTTCACGACGATGTCGAGCCTATCTACTCTACAGGTAAAGGGCTTAGTGAAGCCGTTGTAAGAGAGCTCTCAAGCGCTAAAGGCGAGCCAGAGTGGATGCTTGATTTTCGTCTCAAGTCGCTAGAAACCTTTAACAAAATGCCCATGCAAGAGTGGGGACCAGACTTGTCTGAGATTGATTTTGATGACCTCATCTACTATCAAAAGCCGTCTGACAAGCCTGCTCGCTCTTGGGATGAAGTGCCAGACAAGATCAAGGAAACCTTTGAGCGTATCGGTATCCCAGAGGCAGAGCGTGCTTATCTAGCAGGAGCTTCTGCTCAGTATGAGTCAGAAGTCGTCTACCACAACATGAAAGACGAGTTTGAAAAGCTAGGTATCATCTTTACCGATACCGACTCCGCTCTAAAGGAGTATCCAGACCTTTTCAAGCAGTATTTTGCTAAGCTTGTCCCTCCAACGGACAATAAACTAGCTGCGCTCAACTCTGCTGTCTGGTCAGGAGGTACCTTTATCTATGTACCAAAGGGTGTCAAAGTGGACATTCCCTTGCAGACTTATTTCCGTATCAATAACGAAAACACAGGGCAGTTTGAGCGTACCTTGATTATCGTTGATGAGGGCGCTAGTGTCCACTATGTCGAGGGCTGTACCGCACCGACCTACTCAAGCAACAGCTTGCATGCGGCTATCGTTGAGATTTTTGCATTGGACGGTGCCTACATGCGCTACACTACTATCCAAAACTGGTCTGACAATGTTTACAACCTTGTCACCAAACGTGCTACAGCAAAGAAAGACGCTACTGTTGAGTGGATTGATGGTAACTTGGGTGCTAAGACGACTATGAAGTACCCGTCTGTCTACCTAGACGGTGAGGGTGCTCGTGGGACTATGCTCTCTATCGCCTTTGCCAATAAAGGACAGCACCAAGACACAGGGGCTAAGATGATTCACAACGCTCCGCACACAAGCTCCTCTATCGTCTCTAAGTCTATCGCAAAAGGTGGTGGTAAGGTAGACTACCGTGGACAGGTGACCTTTGCCAAGAACTCGAAAAAATCTGTCAGTCATATCGAGTGTGACACCATCATCATGGATGACTTGTCAGCTTCAGACACTATCCCATTTAATGAAATTCACAACTCGCAAGTGGCTCTTGAGCATGAAGCCAAGGTCTCTAAGATTTCAGAAGAACAGCTCTACTATCTCATGAGCCGTGGACTTTCTGAGAGCGAAGCAACCGAGATGATTGTCATGGGCTTTGTTGAGCCATTCACAAAAGAACTCCCAATGGAGTACGCCGTTGAGCTTAACCGTCTCATCTCCTACGAGATGGAAGGTTCAGTTGGATAA
- the sufU gene encoding Fe-S cluster assembly sulfur transfer protein SufU yields the protein MALSRLDSLYMAVVADHSKNPHHHGTLDDVEQIVLNNPTCGDVISLSVQFDGDVISDIAFSGDGCTISTASSSMMTDAVIGKTKEEALTLADSFSKMVQGQQEDSQKALGEAQYLAGVSKFPQRIKCATLSWNALKKAIERTDDK from the coding sequence ATGGCACTCTCTAGATTAGATAGTCTTTACATGGCTGTGGTCGCTGACCACTCTAAAAATCCTCATCATCACGGGACACTTGATGATGTCGAGCAAATCGTGCTCAACAATCCCACCTGTGGTGATGTGATTAGCTTATCTGTCCAGTTTGACGGCGACGTCATCTCGGATATTGCCTTCTCAGGAGATGGCTGTACCATCTCAACAGCCTCCTCAAGCATGATGACAGACGCTGTTATTGGAAAGACCAAAGAAGAAGCACTGACCTTAGCGGATAGTTTTTCAAAAATGGTTCAAGGACAACAAGAGGACAGCCAAAAAGCACTCGGAGAAGCCCAGTATCTAGCAGGTGTTTCAAAATTTCCCCAAAGGATAAAATGTGCGACCCTCTCTTGGAATGCCCTCAAAAAAGCAATCGAGAGAACAGATGACAAATGA